The following proteins are co-located in the Halarcobacter sp. genome:
- a CDS encoding glutamine amidotransferase: protein MKKLFIIKAGITFENTKKSYKDFDTWVIDKLDNQNLDIEVIHIQEKIYLPELDTIAGVVITGSHSMVTDEESWSVAIEKWIPILIKNEIPLLGICYGHQLLGKSMGGVSGYHANGIEIGSVEITLSKNAKDDILFKGILKSFMAHTIHSQSVLELPKSSINLAYNKHDKNHAFRLGKNAWGVQFHPEYNEEIMKSYIEEVGKSKNIPVEELIKNIEKTPYANLVLKRFGEIVEEEVKND from the coding sequence ATGAAAAAACTTTTTATTATAAAAGCTGGTATTACTTTTGAAAATACAAAAAAATCGTATAAAGATTTTGATACTTGGGTAATTGATAAATTAGATAATCAAAATTTGGATATAGAAGTAATTCATATTCAAGAAAAAATCTATTTACCTGAACTTGATACTATTGCAGGAGTTGTTATAACTGGTTCACATTCTATGGTTACTGATGAAGAGTCATGGAGTGTGGCTATAGAAAAATGGATTCCAATTTTAATAAAAAATGAAATTCCATTATTAGGTATATGTTATGGACACCAACTGTTAGGTAAAAGTATGGGTGGAGTAAGTGGATATCATGCCAATGGAATAGAAATAGGAAGTGTAGAAATAACTTTATCAAAAAATGCTAAAGATGACATTTTGTTTAAAGGAATTCTAAAATCATTTATGGCTCATACTATTCATTCTCAATCTGTATTAGAACTACCTAAAAGTAGTATTAATCTAGCATATAATAAACATGATAAAAATCATGCTTTTAGATTAGGGAAAAATGCTTGGGGTGTACAGTTTCATCCTGAATACAATGAAGAAATTATGAAATCATATATAGAAGAAGTAGGGAAGTCAAAAAATATTCCTGTTGAAGAATTGATAAAAAATATAGAAAAAACTCCATATGCAAATCTAGTTTTAAAGAGGTTTGGTGAGATAGTTGAAGAAGAGGTTAAAAATGACTAA
- the hypA gene encoding hydrogenase maturation nickel metallochaperone HypA, protein MHEYSIVQSLLDSCEEHAKQNESSKVTKVIVKIGVLSGVEPDLLQTAFDTFKEKTVCDNAQFIINHQKVVIHCLSCDEESVLEKNEFLCPKCKSNQVKVIDGEDMFLMSLEME, encoded by the coding sequence ATGCATGAATACAGCATTGTACAATCATTATTAGATAGTTGTGAGGAACACGCAAAACAAAATGAATCTTCAAAAGTTACTAAAGTAATAGTTAAGATTGGAGTACTTTCAGGTGTTGAACCAGACTTACTTCAGACAGCATTTGACACATTTAAAGAAAAAACAGTTTGTGATAATGCACAATTTATTATTAACCATCAGAAAGTAGTGATACATTGTTTATCCTGTGATGAGGAATCAGTTTTAGAAAAAAATGAGTTTTTATGCCCAAAATGTAAATCAAATCAAGTAAAAGTTATTGATGGTGAGGATATGTTTCTTATGAGTTTAGAGATGGAATAA
- the hypE gene encoding hydrogenase expression/formation protein HypE, with amino-acid sequence MTNITLAHGNGGQENNELITKIFYKAFKNEILSKSEDAAVIENGTLAFSTDSFTVSPLEFPGANIGKLAVCGTCNDLAMMGAKPKYLTCSVIIEEGFEVDTLKRIVSSMEKELELNGAIVVSGDTKVVPRGSVDKIFINTTGIGEIKQKGISSNSIKEDDVIIVSNSVGKHGATIFAAREGIDFSTDLKSDCASLWPVVEKLIEAKIDVRALRDATRGGVSAVLNEWAKQSDICVEIEEEKIPVCDEVNGVCELLGFEALSLANEGTFVMAISKEQVSKAMEVLKSIETSKEASIIGQVTSKHKGKVVLNTAWGTQRFIDLPTGELLPRIC; translated from the coding sequence ATGACTAATATAACACTAGCACACGGAAATGGTGGACAAGAAAATAATGAGTTAATAACAAAGATCTTTTATAAAGCTTTTAAAAATGAAATATTATCAAAAAGTGAAGATGCCGCAGTTATTGAAAATGGAACTTTAGCTTTTTCAACTGATTCTTTTACTGTAAGTCCTTTAGAGTTTCCAGGAGCAAATATTGGTAAGTTAGCAGTTTGTGGTACTTGTAATGATTTGGCTATGATGGGAGCAAAACCTAAATATCTTACTTGTTCTGTGATAATAGAAGAGGGCTTTGAAGTCGATACTTTAAAAAGAATTGTATCTAGTATGGAAAAAGAGTTAGAGTTAAATGGTGCAATTGTAGTAAGTGGTGATACTAAAGTTGTTCCAAGAGGAAGTGTTGATAAGATATTTATTAATACTACTGGAATAGGCGAGATAAAACAAAAAGGGATCTCTTCTAACTCAATTAAAGAGGATGATGTAATAATTGTATCAAATTCTGTTGGTAAACATGGAGCAACAATTTTTGCAGCAAGAGAAGGGATAGATTTTTCTACAGATTTAAAATCTGATTGTGCATCTTTATGGCCAGTTGTTGAAAAACTTATAGAAGCGAAGATTGATGTAAGAGCTTTGAGAGATGCAACTAGAGGGGGAGTTAGTGCTGTTTTAAATGAATGGGCAAAGCAATCTGATATTTGCGTAGAGATTGAAGAAGAAAAAATCCCCGTATGTGATGAGGTAAATGGGGTTTGTGAACTTTTAGGCTTTGAAGCTTTAAGTTTAGCAAATGAAGGAACATTTGTAATGGCTATTTCAAAAGAGCAGGTTTCAAAAGCAATGGAAGTTTTAAAATCAATTGAAACTTCAAAAGAAGCAAGTATCATTGGACAAGTTACATCTAAACATAAAGGGAAAGTTGTTTTAAATACAGCTTGGGGAACTCAAAGATTTATTGATTTGCCTACAGGTGAACTTCTTCCAAGAATTTGTTAA